From Erigeron canadensis isolate Cc75 chromosome 8, C_canadensis_v1, whole genome shotgun sequence, one genomic window encodes:
- the LOC122579653 gene encoding deSI-like protein At4g17486 isoform X2: MLCGAMSAKRAKDGSVPVFLNVYDLTSINGYAYWLGLGVYHSGVQVHGMEYAFGSHERETTGIFEGEPKQCEGFAFRKQILVGWTEKNKKEVRKVMQDLAGSLCNCIIPGSLSSTRVGIEDNKMYNEGEMKTKLRSRSSRFASFSSSSLLYEKSSFSSPPVARTRSHRNRDSSSSSSSSS, encoded by the exons atgttgtgcGGAGCAATGTCTGCAAAGCGTGCAAAAGATGGTTCGGTTCCTGTGTTCCTCAATGTATATGATCTAACATCCATAAACGGCTACGCTTACTGGCTCGGCCTCGGTGTCTACCATTCTGGCGTCCAAG TTCATGGAATGGAATATGCATTTGGGTCACACGAGCGTGAGACGACTGGAATATTTGAAGGAGAACCGAAACAATGTGAAGGGTTTGCGTTTAGAAAACAGATTTTGGTTGGATGGAccgaaaagaataaaaaagaagtTCGAAAAGTTATGCAAGACCTTGCTG gtTCATTGTGTAACTGTATAATTCCAGGGAGTTTAAGTTCGACTAGAGTTGGTATCGAAGATAACAAAATGTACAACGAAGGAGAGATGAAGACGAAGTTAAGGAGTCGATCTAGTAGGTTTGCTTCGTTTTCTAGCTCTTCACTGTTGTATGAAAAATCGTCTTTTTCATCACCTCCGGTTGCTAGGACTAGAAGTCATAGGAATCGTGATTCATCatcgtcttcttcatcatcctctTAG
- the LOC122579653 gene encoding deSI-like protein At4g17486 isoform X1, giving the protein MLCGAMSAKRAKDGSVPVFLNVYDLTSINGYAYWLGLGVYHSGVQVHGMEYAFGSHERETTGIFEGEPKQCEGFAFRKQILVGWTEKNKKEVRKVMQDLAGNYKGISYNLITKNCNHFCNDACIRLTGNTIPRWVNRLARLGSLCNCIIPGSLSSTRVGIEDNKMYNEGEMKTKLRSRSSRFASFSSSSLLYEKSSFSSPPVARTRSHRNRDSSSSSSSSS; this is encoded by the exons atgttgtgcGGAGCAATGTCTGCAAAGCGTGCAAAAGATGGTTCGGTTCCTGTGTTCCTCAATGTATATGATCTAACATCCATAAACGGCTACGCTTACTGGCTCGGCCTCGGTGTCTACCATTCTGGCGTCCAAG TTCATGGAATGGAATATGCATTTGGGTCACACGAGCGTGAGACGACTGGAATATTTGAAGGAGAACCGAAACAATGTGAAGGGTTTGCGTTTAGAAAACAGATTTTGGTTGGATGGAccgaaaagaataaaaaagaagtTCGAAAAGTTATGCAAGACCTTGCTGGTAACTATAAAGGAATTTCGTATAATCTAATCACGAAAAATTGTAACCATTTCTGTAATGATGCTTGTATTCGACTAACTGGTAACACGATTCCTCGTTGGGTTAATCGTCTCGCTAGACTAG gtTCATTGTGTAACTGTATAATTCCAGGGAGTTTAAGTTCGACTAGAGTTGGTATCGAAGATAACAAAATGTACAACGAAGGAGAGATGAAGACGAAGTTAAGGAGTCGATCTAGTAGGTTTGCTTCGTTTTCTAGCTCTTCACTGTTGTATGAAAAATCGTCTTTTTCATCACCTCCGGTTGCTAGGACTAGAAGTCATAGGAATCGTGATTCATCatcgtcttcttcatcatcctctTAG